One Mytilus trossulus isolate FHL-02 chromosome 5, PNRI_Mtr1.1.1.hap1, whole genome shotgun sequence DNA segment encodes these proteins:
- the LOC134718030 gene encoding uncharacterized protein LOC134718030: MYSTFSKVDERAAGGSSIFVKDNVIHSTVQLTTDLQAVAIRLSLDKTITLCSIYIPPNSIIDKAKLKNLTDQLPSPFILMGDFNAHNPLWGSKTHNAKGKIIEDFVSQEGLCIFNDGSNTYLHPGNGSYSSIDITICDPSLLLDYAWRVHDDLCGSDHFPIVLEHLFNSAQQRVPRWKLDKADWSLFENLCRAELQSKMFETVQDPILTFNTVLTSIADRTIPKTSANPKHPSKPWFDDACDQAIGDQLKTSLSKAHDTACGPDNIHYQLLKHLPDSSLEALLQLMNNIWESGDLPSIWKLATVVPIPKPSKDHTDPINYRPIALTSCKNLSSNLKDADQLDIDNKRQESNNMVTGYTKVWRNTMTGKPPREDSVGKEIYKSLMAETIHQFRQYVYQMDYMTDYYPGLDDGCNCPACFEKDRQCSINSQSR; this comes from the exons ATGTATAGTACATTTTCTAAGGTAGATGAACGTGCTGCAGGCGGATCATCCATTTTTGTGAAGGACAACGTCATTCATAGCACAGTCCAACTCACAACGGATCTGCAAGCAGTTGCAATTCGTTTATCATTagacaaaacaattacattatGTTCGATATATATTCCACCTAATTCAATTATCGATAaagcaaaactcaaaaacctCACTGATCAATTACCCTCACCATTTATACTTATGGGCGACTTCAATGCCCACAATCCATTATGGGGTAGCAAGACTCATAATGCCAAAGGTAAGATCATTGAGGACTTTGTCTCTCAAGAAGgattatgcatttttaatgatGGATCTAATACATATCTTCATCCTGGAAACGGGTCTTATTCTTCTATTGATATCACTATATGCGATCCCTCTCTGCTTCTGGATTATGCATGGCGTGTTCATGATGATCTATGTGGAAGTGATCATTTTCCAATAGTACTTGAACATCTTTTTAATTCTGCCCAACAGAGAGTACCACGTTGGAAACTTGACAAGGCGGACTGGTCCTTGTTTGAGAATCTCTGTCGAGCGGAACTTCAGTCAAAGATGTTTGAGACTGTGCAAGatccaattttaacttttaatacagTTCTAACGTCAATTGCTGACAGAACTATTCCTAAGACCTCGGCAAATCCAAAACATCCCAGTAAACCATGGTTTGATGACGCATGTGATCAAGCCATAGGTGACc AACTTAAAACATCTCTGTCAAAAGCCCATGATACAGCTTGTGGGCCTGATAATATTCACTACCAACTCTTAAAACACTTGCCAGATTCCTCGCTAGAAGCTCTCTTGCAGCTCATGAATAACATCTGGGAATCTGGTGATTTACCATCAATCTGGAAGCTTGCAACCGTCGTGCCTATTCCAAAACCAAGTAAAGATCATACGGATCCTATTAATTATCGACCAATTGCTCTTACCAGTTGT AAAAACCTATCTTCTAATCTTAAAGATGCAGATCAGTTGGATATAGATAACAAACGTCAAGAGAGCAATAATATGGTTACTGGATATACAAAGGTTTGGAGAAATACCATGACCGGAAAGCCTCCCAGAGAGGATTCTGTT GGtaaagaaatatacaaaagtttaatgGCGGAAACAATCCATCAGTTTCGACAATATGTCTATCAAATGGACTACATGACAGATTATTATCCAGGTCTTGATGATGGTTGTAATTGCCCAGCATGCTTTGag aaggACAGGCAGTGTTCAATAAACTCTCAAAGTAGATGA
- the LOC134718031 gene encoding uncharacterized protein LOC134718031, with the protein MAQQNKPSKSALIHKKRKCDDSEPCREDDSWPRFIVIKGTEEKPISKISPFVIHKQIQSVAGTVKKVSKMRSGNLLVECSNKSQSTNLLTMPTISNFPVSASPHNSLNSCKGIIRDRSQYLGDLTVEEIGEELSSQGVTNVIRFQIKKNGTIIKLNTYLLTFRTPTPPPSITLGCFGIRVDMFIPNPIRCFTCQKFGHGSKQCRGKQRCFKCSDEGHEGTNCHSESSKCVNCGESHFSSSRDCPVYLKEKNIIKIKTERNISYPEAKQIASVSNDLLVSNRPSLPSSASKKVSSSSSTQSTRAPSPLRSQEKKDVQKKPGNTSSQKSSDSRSRGRGRGGVTPAARSPGDRRLSSHNRFSTLIIETEMETESVPPPER; encoded by the exons ATGGCACAACAAAACAAACCCTCTAAATCAGCTTTAAtacataagaaaagaaaatgtgatgATTCAGAGCCCTGTCGGGAAGATGACAGTTGGCCcagatttattgtaataaaaggaACAGAAGAAAaaccaatttcaaaaatatcgcCCTTTGTAAttcacaaacaaattcaaagcgTTGCTGGTACtgttaaaaaagtttcaaaaatgagATCTGGCAATTTGTTGGTTGAATGTTCCAACAAAAgtcaatcaacaaatttactTACAATGCCTACAATATCAAACTTTCCTGTTTCTGCCTCTCCTCATAACAGTTTGAACAGCTGTAAGGGGATCATTCGAGACAGAAGTCAATACCTTGGTGACCTTACCGTGGAAGAAATCGGTGAGGAACTTTCAAGCCAAGGTGTAACTAATGTTAttagatttcaaattaaaaagaatggaactataatcaaattaaatacttaTCTTTTGACCTTTAGAACTCCAACTCCTCCTCCATCTATTACTTTAGGTTGCTTCGGAATCAGAGTTGACATGTTTATCCCAAACCCAATTCGATGCTTTACTTGTCAAAAGTTTGGTCATGGAAGCAAACAATGTCGTGGTAAGCAGAGATGCTTCAAGTGTTCTGACGAAGGACACGAGGGAACAAACTGTCACTCTGAATCTTCTAAATGTGTAAACTGTGGTGAATCCCATTTTTCATCGTCTAGGGACTGCCCTGTTtaccttaaagaaaaaaatattattaaaattaaaacagaaagaaacatTAGTTACCCAGAAGCTAAACAGATAGCTTCTGTTTCGAATGATCTCCTTGTTTCAAACAGACCATC TCTTCCTTCATCTGCATCCAAGAAGGTATCTTCTTCGTCCAGTACACAGTCTACCAGAGCCCCATCTCCTCTTCGTTCTCAAGAAAAGAAGGATGTCCAAAAGAAGCCAGGAAATACATCCTCTCAGAAGTCTTCTGATTCGAGGTCGCGGGGTAGGGGTCGAGGCGGAGTAACACCAGCTGCGCGTAGTCCTGGAGATCGACGACTCTCCTCGCACAACAGATTTTCAACACTTATCATCGAAACTGAAATGGAAACCGAAAGTGTTCCGCCACCCGAAAGATAA